The following are from one region of the Pirellulaceae bacterium genome:
- a CDS encoding amino acid adenylation domain-containing protein, which produces MSIVNAILSPSCLAMAPVVAWPTVETFLDRFDQVCRDYGSATAIVHGETCYTYHELDRWANRIANHLLSLDPTPHQHIGLCLDRSAGAIAAMIGIMRSRNAFVPLDPAYPVERLRYMVEDARVRRIICDAPYRSLFADPTLQLQILCPADEVWNSASDRQPKGTILGEDLAYIMYTSGSTGNPKGVEIEHRALATYCAADVEIYQLTAADRTLQFSTLNFDIAIEEIFPPLMVGSTVVVRPLTRSASDNELSAIIREFKITALHCATAYWHEWVDLMHASHDAVPESLRMVLATGEKVSPAHYHRWKSLCRHQLLWCNAYGPTETTVTATVFIPEPDWDGDNMPIGKPLKGYTAYILNSVDRPVQPGETGDLYIGGPALARGYLNLPERTSLVFRTISLPDQMGIERSTRVYKTGDLARWLPSGDIEYAGRIDHQIKLGSYRIEPGEIEYHISSHARVLESLVTHSDVDGKKALIAYVATGSNAVTAAELAEYLRDCLPSYMIPSRYCFVDAFPKTINGKIDRQRLPDPATGEVPRQSDFESPRNAIETMLVELWEQVLGVSGIGIHDDFFTIGGSSLLVTRVIAGIRREYDLAIPVRDFFANPTIASIAALLTKQLGGAVTAQPDEAAGQRIRQRMPDIDAFFYPVGNEQLFVIRYVPRKFQPGNRCGLLICHADGHEYVRASRNVQQMAMHFAKSGLDVMRFDFSACGNSSGVNSDGQVDTWKDELRSIAAMYRARADIDHLTVLAVRLGALIVQESLDGTSDQAPYADRVIYWDPVQSGRGYLSMLDAFQHQNLSSMTDFPVRRRTDVAQTFGLELPICKRQSYERLEFHPDPLIGTQGSGVPLTIVTSANYCQVEGLHLNPSIPLFETCDEIRWHEFRYCNTAFASPEIAATLGRLLGVNAR; this is translated from the coding sequence ATGTCAATAGTTAACGCTATCCTATCTCCCTCTTGCCTAGCGATGGCTCCCGTTGTCGCCTGGCCGACAGTGGAGACTTTTCTAGATCGTTTCGACCAGGTCTGTCGCGATTACGGGTCTGCGACAGCGATCGTGCATGGCGAAACCTGCTATACGTACCATGAGCTGGATCGCTGGGCCAACCGTATCGCCAATCATTTGCTGAGCCTCGATCCCACGCCGCATCAGCATATCGGTCTGTGCCTTGATCGTTCCGCTGGGGCGATCGCAGCGATGATCGGCATCATGCGCTCCCGCAATGCCTTCGTTCCGCTCGACCCAGCGTACCCCGTCGAGCGTTTGCGATACATGGTGGAGGACGCTCGCGTCCGCCGGATTATCTGTGACGCGCCCTATCGATCGCTGTTTGCTGACCCAACTTTACAGCTCCAAATCTTGTGTCCAGCAGATGAAGTCTGGAACTCGGCAAGTGATCGCCAGCCGAAAGGCACGATACTTGGCGAGGACTTGGCTTATATCATGTACACTTCGGGGTCGACCGGAAACCCGAAAGGCGTCGAAATTGAACACCGAGCGTTAGCGACTTACTGCGCTGCAGATGTCGAGATTTATCAGCTCACTGCGGCTGACCGCACGTTGCAGTTTTCGACCCTGAACTTCGACATTGCGATCGAGGAGATCTTTCCGCCGCTGATGGTCGGCAGCACCGTCGTTGTCCGCCCGCTCACGCGTTCAGCGTCGGATAATGAACTCTCCGCCATCATTCGCGAATTCAAAATCACAGCGTTGCACTGCGCGACGGCTTATTGGCATGAATGGGTGGATTTAATGCATGCCAGTCACGATGCCGTTCCCGAATCACTCCGTATGGTCTTGGCCACGGGAGAAAAAGTTTCACCAGCGCACTACCATCGTTGGAAATCGCTGTGCCGCCATCAGCTTTTGTGGTGCAACGCCTATGGACCGACTGAAACAACCGTCACGGCCACAGTGTTTATTCCCGAGCCCGATTGGGACGGCGACAACATGCCGATCGGCAAGCCACTCAAGGGCTACACAGCTTACATTTTGAATTCGGTCGATCGCCCCGTTCAGCCAGGCGAAACCGGCGATCTGTATATCGGTGGCCCCGCGCTGGCGCGCGGCTATCTGAATTTGCCAGAGCGGACCAGCTTGGTGTTTCGAACTATATCCCTCCCGGATCAAATGGGAATCGAGCGCAGCACACGCGTCTATAAGACAGGCGACCTGGCACGTTGGCTTCCTAGCGGGGACATCGAATATGCAGGCCGCATTGACCATCAAATCAAATTGGGCTCCTACAGAATCGAACCAGGTGAGATTGAATATCATATTTCAAGCCACGCGCGCGTGCTGGAGTCGCTAGTCACACATAGTGACGTCGATGGCAAGAAAGCGCTGATCGCTTACGTTGCCACCGGTAGCAACGCGGTCACCGCTGCCGAACTGGCTGAGTATCTGCGCGACTGCCTTCCCAGCTACATGATTCCCAGCCGCTATTGTTTTGTTGACGCGTTTCCCAAAACCATCAACGGCAAAATCGATCGCCAGCGACTTCCTGATCCAGCCACCGGAGAAGTTCCACGCCAGAGTGATTTCGAGTCCCCAAGAAACGCAATCGAAACAATGCTGGTTGAATTGTGGGAGCAGGTGCTGGGCGTATCGGGTATTGGAATCCACGACGATTTTTTCACGATTGGTGGCAGTTCGCTGCTGGTAACCCGCGTCATCGCAGGGATTCGTCGCGAGTACGATCTCGCAATCCCGGTTCGTGATTTCTTTGCAAATCCGACCATCGCATCCATCGCGGCGTTATTGACTAAGCAACTTGGCGGTGCGGTAACCGCCCAGCCCGACGAGGCCGCTGGTCAGCGTATTCGCCAGCGGATGCCCGACATCGATGCGTTCTTTTACCCCGTCGGAAACGAACAATTGTTTGTGATCCGTTACGTTCCACGAAAGTTTCAACCCGGTAACCGCTGTGGGCTGTTAATCTGTCACGCGGATGGTCACGAATATGTACGCGCCAGTCGCAATGTCCAGCAAATGGCGATGCACTTCGCCAAGTCAGGCCTTGACGTGATGCGTTTCGATTTTTCTGCATGTGGCAACTCCTCCGGTGTCAACAGTGACGGGCAGGTTGACACTTGGAAGGACGAACTGCGCAGTATTGCCGCGATGTATCGCGCTCGCGCCGATATCGACCATCTGACCGTGCTCGCCGTTCGATTGGGTGCCTTGATTGTTCAGGAGAGTTTGGATGGGACCTCCGACCAGGCTCCGTACGCCGATCGCGTGATCTACTGGGATCCTGTGCAATCAGGTCGAGGATATTTGTCCATGCTGGACGCGTTTCAACATCAAAACTTGTCGAGCATGACCGATTTTCCAGTACGACGGCGCACCGATGTTGCTCAAACATTCGGCCTTGAATTGCCCATCTGCAAACGACAAAGCTACGAGCGTTTGGAATTTCATCCGGACCCGCTGATTGGCACCCAAGGTTCGGGCGTGCCGCTGACAATTGTGACCAGTGCCAACTACTGCCAAGTTGAAGGGTTGCATTTGAACCCGTCCATCCCGCTATTTGAAACCTGCGACGAGATTCGGTGGCATGAGTTTCGTTATTGCAATACTGCCTTCGCGAGTCCTGAGATTGCCGCGACCCTTGGAAGATTGTTGGGAGTCAACGCACGATGA
- the ectB gene encoding diaminobutyrate--2-oxoglutarate transaminase translates to MLEFIASIESSVRGYVRSFPTVFSTASGAWLTNSEGRRYLDFFAGAGALNYGHNPRCVKDALLDYIASDGILHSLDMATEAKVAFLRSFDSIILKPRGLDYRVQFTGPTGTNAVEAAIKLARKVTRRSHIVAFTNAYHGHSLGALALTGNRYYHDECYGSHNNVTHLPFDGYLGATDTSQLLEKLLDDRSSGLPMPAAVIVETIQGEGGIRVASTAWLQNLQRICAHHKILLIIDDIQVGNGRSGTFFSFEPAGIKPSMVCLSKSIGGGLPMSLVLIQPQFDQWQPGQHTGTFRGNNLAFVAGKAVLEYWKDNRLGEHVQSLSKWTEACLRGIVERYGDDTWSVRGRGMVWGLDVVSGAVAKCITARAFELGLIIETSGADDHVVKLLPPLTITDDELSLGLKLLEQAVREVVSEPPAMPPVAKIVTPISVPGCGYVNS, encoded by the coding sequence ATGTTGGAATTCATCGCAAGCATAGAATCCTCGGTTCGTGGATACGTCCGATCGTTTCCAACCGTTTTCTCGACGGCTAGTGGAGCCTGGCTGACCAACAGCGAAGGTCGCCGATACCTCGACTTTTTCGCCGGTGCTGGTGCACTTAACTACGGTCATAACCCAAGGTGCGTGAAAGACGCTCTGCTAGATTACATTGCCAGCGATGGCATTTTGCATAGCCTTGACATGGCAACGGAAGCCAAAGTCGCTTTCCTGAGAAGCTTCGACTCCATCATTTTGAAACCGCGAGGACTAGATTACCGTGTCCAGTTTACCGGTCCCACGGGAACGAACGCCGTCGAGGCGGCCATCAAGCTGGCACGCAAAGTCACTCGCCGTAGCCACATTGTGGCATTCACGAATGCTTATCACGGGCATTCGCTCGGCGCGCTGGCGCTGACCGGCAATCGTTACTACCACGATGAGTGCTACGGCTCGCACAACAACGTGACACACCTACCATTCGATGGCTATCTTGGTGCGACAGATACAAGCCAGCTTCTCGAAAAGTTGCTCGACGACAGGAGCAGCGGTCTGCCGATGCCCGCCGCTGTAATCGTGGAAACGATTCAAGGCGAAGGGGGTATTCGAGTGGCCAGTACCGCTTGGCTGCAAAACCTCCAGCGGATCTGCGCTCATCACAAGATTCTGCTAATCATCGATGATATCCAAGTTGGTAATGGACGCAGCGGGACGTTCTTTAGCTTCGAACCTGCCGGAATCAAGCCGTCGATGGTCTGTCTTTCCAAGTCGATTGGCGGCGGGCTTCCCATGTCATTGGTCTTGATCCAACCTCAGTTCGACCAGTGGCAACCGGGTCAACACACGGGCACCTTCCGCGGCAACAACCTCGCGTTCGTGGCTGGCAAGGCGGTTCTGGAATATTGGAAAGATAACAGGTTGGGCGAACACGTTCAAAGTTTGTCCAAGTGGACTGAGGCTTGTTTGCGCGGCATCGTCGAGCGATATGGAGACGACACATGGAGCGTTCGAGGCCGCGGGATGGTGTGGGGGTTGGATGTGGTTTCGGGCGCAGTCGCTAAATGCATAACCGCACGCGCCTTTGAACTAGGACTCATCATCGAAACGTCGGGCGCTGACGATCATGTTGTCAAACTTCTGCCACCCCTGACGATCACCGACGACGAGTTGTCGTTGGGGCTGAAGCTCTTGGAGCAGGCGGTTCGAGAGGTGGTCTCAGAGCCACCAGCCATGCCTCCTGTTGCCAAGATAGTCACTCCCATTTCGGTTCCTGGGTGCGGCTATGTCAATAGTTAA